The Streptomyces racemochromogenes DNA segment AGGACGCGGTGGACGCGCGCCGCCAGGCGCTCAACTACTCCTTCGCGGTCAAGGCCGGGCTGGGTGTGGAGATGGCCGTCGGCAAGCGGATGCTGAGCGTCTTCGAGTCCCGCCCGGGGCTGTTCCACGCGGCGCTCACGGGTGTGCGGCCGGCCTGGACGGCCTTCGCCCGCATCACCCGGGGATCGCTGACGCTGCCCGACCTGGTCCGTACGCACCCGCTGGCGCGCAGGGCCCTGCACCTGCTGGACGAGCGCCAGGCGCGCACCCGTCGCGGGTAGCGGCCGGAGCGCGGCGGACGACGCGGAGCGCCGGTTCCCCCCGGGGGCCGGCGCTCCGCCGTGCCCGGGGGCGGCGGGAGGCGGGGTGGGCCGGCGGGTGTGGGCCGGGCCGGTCAGTGGGACACCGTGATGCGGAAGACGGGGTGGTCTTCGGCGGCCGCCCGCAGCTCGGCGTCGGTGGACCGGGCGGTGACGCCCTGGAAGAAGCGGTCGACCTCCCACCCCCACTTCTCCAGGTAGGCGCGCAGCACGGCGGCCTTCTGAGCCGGGTCCGTCAGCTCCTCGGCGGTGAAGACGCGGACCTTGCGGCCGACGCGCAGCTCCCCGCCGCCCGCCACGCGCATGTTGCGGACCCACTGGGAGTGGCCGCGGGCCGAGACGAGGTACTGCTCGCCCCCGTGGAGGTGCGGGTTGACGGGGATGCGCTGCATCGTGCCGGAGGTGCGGCCCCGCACCGACAGCTCGGCCGTGCCGGCCAGGCTGATGCCGAGGCGGGCCAGCCTGCCGAAGAGGGCGTTGAAGCGGACGGCGAAGGGACCGGCCTGGACGTAGTACGGGGCGGGCGCGTTCATGGGGGCCTCCGGGCGGTGTTTCGAGAGCACTGCTCTCGCTTGAGATCAGTGTGCACGGATCGGCGCCCTAAAACAAGAGCAGTGCTCTCGTAATGGATCGGTGCTCCCGTTTTTGTCCACTGCTCCAATCCGCGTGGCACACTGATCCACATGAGCACCGTGCGAGGGGCCAGAGAACGGGCCCGCATCGAGGTCACCGCCGCCATCAAGGACGAGGCGCGCCGCATGCTCGCGGCCGAGGGCGCCGCCAAACTCTCGCTGCGCGCCGTCGCCCGCGAGCTGGGCATGGTCTCCTCCGCCCTCTACCGCTACTTCCCCAGCCGCGACGACCTGCTCACCGCGCTGATCATCGACGCCTACGACGGCCTCGGCGGCGCCGTGGAAACCGCCGACGCCACCGCCCTCGCCGCCGGCGCCACCCCCCGCGCCCGCTGGACGGCGGCCTGCGCGGCGGTACGCACCTGGGCGCTGGCCCATCCGCACGAGTACGCCCTCGTCTACGGCTCCCCCGTCCCCGGCTACAGCGCCCCGCTCGACACCGTCGGTCCCGCCTCCCGCGTGGGCAACGTCCTCATCGGCATCGTGCGCACCGCCTACGAGGGCCGGGGCCTCGCCCTGCCGCCCCTGCCCGACGCCCTGCGCCCCGAAGCGCGGCGGATGACCGCCGACTTCGCCGAGGGCCTGCCCCCCGCGGTGACGGCCGCCCTGGTCGCGTCCTGGGCGCAGCTCGCCGGCCTCGTCTCCTTCGAGCTGTTCGGCCAGTTCAACCGGGTCGTCGAGGAGCGGGAGGCCTTCTTCGCGCACGCCGCCGGGCAGTTGGCGCACTCGGTCGGACTGCCCGCCGTGTGACCGGGCCGTGTGGGGCCGTGGTGACGAGTCGTTCGTCTGTTCTTCATACCGATCCGGGCGGTTCGGCCGTGACCGGGTTCCCGCGCGTCTAGTGTTCCTCGGGACCCGCCCCCGCCGCAGCCGGAGGAACAGCCGTGGCTCCCGCCCGCGTACTGAAGGCCCTGTACGCCGTCGCCCTGATCGTGCTGCTCGCCGCACCGGCGCCGGCCGTACCCGCCGCCGCGGAACAGACGGAGCCGCGGCCGGCCCCCGCTCCCCGGGCACCCGGCGTGCGCGGCCTGGAGATCGGCGTCCCCGCCTACGTCTGGGCCGGCGACCCGATGCTGACCGCCCTCACCGCCACCACGCCCGCCGCCTCCGTGGTCGTCCTCAACCCCGGCAACGGCGACGCCCCCTTCGACGGGCCCTGGCGGGCCCGCGCCGACGCCCTGCGCGCGGGCACCACCGCCACCGGCGAGAAGACCAAGGTCCTCGGCTACGTCCACACCGACCACGGCGCCCGGGACCTCGCGGCCGTCAAGGCCTCCGTGGACAACTACCTGGGGCCCGCCGGGGAAGACGACGGCCGGCTCCACGTCGACGGAATCTTCTTCGACGTCGTCAGCCGCGACTGCGGCCCCGGCAACGCCACCCGCGACCACTACGCCGCGCTGCGCCGCTACGTCCAGGACGCCATGCACGACGCGGACCCGGACGTGGACGACCTCGTCGTGAACAACCCGGGCACCGCCATCGCCGACTGCTACCTCGAGCCGGGCCACCGCACGGCCGACGTCTTCGTCACCTACGAGGACACCTACGCGGCGTACTCCACGGGCGGCTGGCAGGGGAACGTGTTCGACGCCGGGGGCGGCTACCGCCCGGGCACCGAGCTCGACCCGAGCGGCACCGCGTTCTGGCACCTCGTCCACGAGGTCCCGGACAGCGCCGCGATGCGCACCGCGCTCCGCACCGCCTTCGACCGCGGCGCCGGGTACGCCTACGCGACGAGCGCGGCCATGCCGAACCCCTGGAACACCAGCCCCTCCTGGAAGTACCGCCCCCAGACCGCCTACGCGGCCACCCTCGGCGGCACCGCCCCGTCCGGCTGAGTCAGATGCCCGCCGTCTGCCGCCACAGCCGGGCCAGGGACTCGTCCCCGCGTACGCCCGGGCCGGAGAGCGGGAGCCGGTTCCACAGGGCCGCGTACAGCCAGGACGCCTCGCCGGTCACCTCGCAGTGCGGCTCCTCGCCGGTGTCGCCGCGCACCGTGCGGGCCGGCTCCTTCGACAGGTGGACCGTCCACACCGCGCCCGTGTCCGCCGCCCGGACCCGCAGCACCCGCGGCTCCTCGGTCCGCACCCGGCTCCGCGGACGGGCGTGGAAGCCGGTCAGCAGCTCGTCCACCCCGTCCTCCGCGAACTCCGGGGCCACCTCCGAGAAGGCGGTCCCCCGCGCGGACTCGGCGTCGAAGCGGTGCACGGTCGTCTCGTGCGCCTGCCGCCGGGCCCAGAACGCCAGCGGCGACGGCGGCGCCGTCGGCAGGAAGGTGAAGCAGGCCACCCCCTCCGGCGCCTGTGTCAGGGTCCGGACCAGCTCCGCGTGTCCCTCGCGGAACCAGGCCGGCAGCTCCGCCCCCGGCAGCTCCGGCGGCTCCGGGAACGGCACCGGCTCCACCAGGCCCTCCCGCACGAACCCGGCGGCCCAGCGGTGCACGGCACCGGTGTGCCGCAGCAGGTCGGCGACCCGCCACTCGGGACAGGTGGGCACGAGGGCGTCCATGCCCGCCCGTTCGGCCTCGTCGGCGAGCAGCTCGCCCTCCCGGGCCAGGGTCTCCACGTATTCGGTGATCTTCATGCCGCGAGTGTGCCAGCCGTCCCCGACAATGGGAGGGTGGACGGGAAACCCCCGCCGCACGGGAGACCGTCGCCGCCCGGGGAACCCTCCCCGCAGGCGGAACTCTTCCCGCGCGAGCGCACCGAGATCGCGCCCGGCGCCGTGCACCTGCCCGACTGGCTCGGGCCCCGGCGCCAGCGGGAGCTGCTCGCCGCCTGCCGGGAGTGGGCCCGCCCGCCCGCCGGACTGCGCACCGTACGCACCCCCGGAGGCGGGACGATGACCGCCCGGCAGGTGTGCCTGGGCCTGCACTGGTACCCGTACGCCTACGCGCGCACCGCCGTCGACGGGGACGGGGCGCCGGTCAAGCCGATGCCCGCGTGGCTCGCCGAGCTGGGACGGCGGGCCGTCACCGCCGCGTACGGGACGCCCCCGCCGCCCTCGGAGGCGTACGACATCGCGCTGGTGAACTTCTACGACGGCGACTCCCGGATGGGCATGCACCGCGACGCCGAGGAGCGGTCCGGGGCCCCGGTGGTATCGCTCAGCCTCGGCGACTCCTGCCTCTTCCGCTTCGGCAACACCGCCTCGCGGGGCCGCCCGTACCGGGACGTCGAGCTGCGCAGCGGGGACCTGTTCGTCTTCGGCGGCCCGAGCCGGCTCGCCTACCACGGCGTGCCCAAGGTGCTGCAGGGCACCGCCCCGCCGGAGCTGGGGCTGACCGGCCGGCTCAACATCACCCTGCGGGTCGGCGGCCTCGGGACGTAGCGGGGGCGAGGGGCGGCCCCCGATCATGCGAGGATCCCCTCATGAACGGCAACGGGGCCCCGCTGGGGGCGGAGGACGGGAGCACGGCGTCGGCGGCGTCCGCGAGGACCAGGCTGGAGCGCGGCCGCGGCGCACTCGGCCCGGCGCTGGAACTCGTCCACACCGGCCGGGCCCCGACCCGGGCGGTGCTCACGGCCGAGCTCGGCGTCACGCGCGCCACCGCCGGAGCCGTCGCCGCCGAGCTGGAGGCGCTGGGCCTGATCCGCGTCGACTCCCGCCCCGGCGGCGCCGGCGGCACCCAGGGCCGGCCCTCGCACCGGCTCGCCGTCGACGAGAACGGCCCCGTGGCGCTGGCCGCGCAGGTCCACCCCGACGGGTTCCGGGCCGCGCTCGTCGGCCTCGGCGGGCGCATCGTGGCCACCGCACCCGGCAAGCTCACCGTCTCCGCCGACCCGGCCCAGGTGCTCGGGGCGGTCGTCGACGCGGGCGCCCGGCTGCTCGCCGAGTCCGGCCGGCGCTGCGTCGGCGCGGGGCTCGCGGTGCCCTCGGCGGTCGCGGAGCCCGAGGGGACGGCCCTGAACCCGCTGCACCTGGCCTGGCCGCCCGGCTCCCCGGTGCGGGCCATCTTCGCCGAACGGGTGAAGGCGGCCGGCATCGACGGGCCGGCCCTGACCGGCAACGACGTCAACCTGGCCGCGCTCGCCGAGCACCGGCACGGCGCGGGCCGCAGCGCCCAGCACCTGCTCTGCGTGGCCACCGGACACCGCGGGGTGGGCGGGGCCCTGGTGCTCGACGGCCGGCTGCACAGCGGCAGCGCCGGCCTGGCCCTGGAGGTCGGCCACCTCACCGTGAACCCGGAGGGGCGGGCCTGCCACTGCGGCAGCCGGGGCTGCCTGGACGTGGAGGCCGACCCGCTGGCCTTCCTCACCGCCGCCGGACGCACGCCGGGGCCCGAGGTGTCGCTGCTGGCGCAGGCCCGGGACCTGCTGCGCACCGAGTACGCGCAGCCTTCGGTCCGGGCGGCCGCCGAGGAGCTCATCGACCGGCTCGGGCTGGGCCTCGCGGGCCTGGTCAACATCCTGAACCCGGACCGGATCATCCTCGGCGGACTGCACCGGGAGCTGCTGTACGCCGACCCGGAACGGCTGCGGGCGGTGGTCGCCGACCGCAGCCTGTGGGGGCGCAGCGGGGGAGTGCCGATCCTGCCGTGCACCCTCGACCACAACAGCCTGGTCGGGGCGGCGGAGCTGGCGTGGCAGCCCGTACTGGACGACCCGCTGGGGACGCTGGGCGCGGCGGCCTGAGCCGTGCGGGCGCACCCGGGCCGGCTGCGGGGGCGGATGGCCGCGGGGGAGTCAGCCGGGCCCGGCGCCGAGGGTGACCGACGCGGGCACGCCGGTCGCGACGGGCCGGGCGTCGACGGCGGCGAGCACCGGGCGGGCGGGTTTGCGTACGGTCTTCCTCACGCCGATGCTGACCGTGCGCGTCGGCGCCGCCGGTGCGGGGGCGGCCCGCATGGAGAACCAGACCACCTTGCCGGGCCCGTCCGGCCGTTCCCGCGCTCCCCAGGCCTCGCTGACCGCCTCGACGAGAGCCAGGCCGCGTCCGCAGGTCTCCAGGCCGTCGGCGGTGCGGCGGACGGGCAGCCGCGGATCGCTGTCGTGGACCGAGACGGTCAGGCGCCCCATGCGGAGTTCGATCTCGACCGTGCACGCCTTGTCCGGCTGCGCATGGCGGTGGACGTTGCTGAGCAGCTCCGTCACGCCGAGCGCAGCCCGGTCTATGAGCGGGTCGAGCTGCCAGTGGCGCAGTTGCGCGGAGATGATTCTGCGGACCTGACCGATCCGCGCTGGCAGGGCCTGCAGTTCGACGACGCAGTGCCTGCGGGAATGACTGATCACGGCTGCGACTCCCCGACATCATTGTTACGGGTGCTGCACCCTCGGTGACGCACTCACCAGGGTCACCCACGGTGGCGCCGCGTGCAACCGAACGCCCGGGAACGCAGCCAAAAGCGATCCGCATGGAAACCCAAAGTAATCATTTGCGCAGGTGGGAGGGGTACATTTCGAAAGGAGGGGGCTTTGGAAACGACAAAGGAGCAAGGCGCATGAGCACCACCGGCACCACCGGTACACCGGTCTCGAACACGGCCGGGAGCACGGCGGCGACGACGGTCGACATCGACCGCAGCGACGCCGGCTACCGGGCCTGGCTCAAGGAGGCCGTGCGCAAGGTCCAGGCGGACGCCAACCGCTCCGCCGACACCCACCTGCTGCGCTTCCCGCTGCCCGAGGCGTGGGGCATCGACCTCTACCTGAAGGACGAGTCCACCCACCCGACGGGCTCCCTCAAGCACCGCCTCGCCCGGTCGCTGTTCCTCTACGCCCTCTGCAACGGGTGGATCCACCCCGGCCGGCCCGTCATCGAGGCCTCCAGCGGCTCCACCGCGGTCTCCGAGGCGTACTTCGCCAAGCTGATCGGCGTCCCGTTCATCGCGGTCATGCCGAGGACCACCAGCCCGGAGAAGTGCCGGCTCATCGAATTCCACGGCGGCGAATGCCACTTCGTCGACGACCCGATGAAGATGTACGAGGAGTCCGCCGACCTGGCCGCCCGCACCGGCGGCCACTACATGGACCAGTTCACCTACGCCGAGCGCGCCACCGACTGGCGCGGCAACAACAACATCGCCGAATCGATCTACCAGCAGCTGCGCCTGGAGCGGTACCCCGAGCCCGCCTGGATCGTGGCGACGGCCGGCACCGGCGGCACCTCCGCCACCATCGCCCGCTACGTGCACTACATGCAGCACGACACCCGCGTCTGCGTCCCGGACCCGGAGAACTCCTGCTTCTTCGACGGCTGGACCCACCACGACCCGCACGCGAGCAGCGACTGCGGCTCGCGCATCGAGGGCATCGGCCGCCCCCGGATGGAGCCTAGCTTCGTGCCCGGCGCCATCGACCGCATGATGAAGGTCCCGGACGCCGCCTCCGTCGCCGCCTGCCGCGCCCTCGAACAGGCCATAGGGCGCAAGGCGGGAGGCTCCACCGGCACCGGGCTCTGGAGCGCCCTGAAGATCGTCTCCGAGATGCTGGCGGAGGGCCGCGGGGGCAGCGTCGTGACCCTGCTCTGCGACCCGGGCGACCGCTACCTCGACAAGTACTACTCCGACGAGTGGCTGGCCGCCCAGGGCCTCGACATCGCCCCGTACACCAAGACGCTCCAGACCCTGCTGGAGACCGGGGAGTGGCGCGAGCCGCAGGCCTGAGCCGGCTGCTAGGGGGCGGGGCGCGCCGCGAGGCGGGTGTCCAGTGCGCGCACCGCCGTACGGAAGGAGCGGCCGAGACCCGGGCGGGCCGCGGCCAGCGCCAGCCGGACGGGTGCCGGGCCGTCGGCGGCGAACGTCCAGCGGACGAGGGTCCCGGCGGCGCCCGGTCCCGGGGTCAGCAGCCACTCCTCCACCAGGGCGCTCATGCCCGGCGCGTTGGTCTCGTCGACGCGGTAGGCGTAGCGCAGCCCGGGGTCGCGGGCCACCACCGTCTCCCGGAAGCGGACCCCGCCCACCAGCCATATCTCCCGCCCCGCCCCGCCGCCGGTCGGCCGGGCCAGGGTGACCGCACGGAACCAGGCGGGCCAGCCGGTCACCTCGTCCGCGAGGGCCCGGTACACGGTGTCCGGCGCGGCCGCGGCCCGGGCCGTGAAGGCCAGCCGGGTCGGGGCGTGCTCGATGAAGTCCAGCCCCACGGGGCGGAGTCGGCGGGCCATGGCATTACCCCCTGGGGTGCGGCTGAGTCTGCGTGCGTGGCTGCGGGCCGCGCCACCATAGCTGACCGCTCGTCAGAAGTCTTCGCCGGGCGGCGGATCAGCCCTCCGCAGGCAGTGCCGGCAGGTCCTCCGGGAACAGCAGGGTGAGCTCGTCCGTGCCCGGGTCGGCCAGCTGCGCCACCCGGCCCGCGTGCCGCTCCACCATCGCCTCGAAGGTCTGGCGGGCGGTCCGGCCGTTGCCGAACGCCGGGCCCTTGGGCAGCTCCGTGAAGTACTTCAGCAGCGCCTCCCCGGTGCCCTCGCCGAGCCGGTACTCGTGCTCCTCCGCCTGCTGCTCCACGATCCGCAGCAGCTCCTGCGGCCCGTAGTCCCCGAAGGTGATGGTGCGGGAGAACCGCGACGCCACCCCCGGGTTGACCGTCAGGAACCGCTCCATCTCCTCCGTGTACCCCGCCACGATCACCACCACCGCGTCCCGGTGGTCCTCCATCAGCTTCACCAGCGTGTCGATCGCCTCGCGCCCGAAGTCCCGGCCGGAGTCCTCCGGCGCCAGCGCGTACGCCTCGTCGATGAACAGCACCCCGCCCCGCGCCCGGTCGAAGGCCTCCTGCGTACGGATGGCCGTCGACCCGATGTGCTCGCC contains these protein-coding regions:
- a CDS encoding nitroreductase/quinone reductase family protein; its protein translation is MNAPAPYYVQAGPFAVRFNALFGRLARLGISLAGTAELSVRGRTSGTMQRIPVNPHLHGGEQYLVSARGHSQWVRNMRVAGGGELRVGRKVRVFTAEELTDPAQKAAVLRAYLEKWGWEVDRFFQGVTARSTDAELRAAAEDHPVFRITVSH
- a CDS encoding TetR/AcrR family transcriptional regulator → MSTVRGARERARIEVTAAIKDEARRMLAAEGAAKLSLRAVARELGMVSSALYRYFPSRDDLLTALIIDAYDGLGGAVETADATALAAGATPRARWTAACAAVRTWALAHPHEYALVYGSPVPGYSAPLDTVGPASRVGNVLIGIVRTAYEGRGLALPPLPDALRPEARRMTADFAEGLPPAVTAALVASWAQLAGLVSFELFGQFNRVVEEREAFFAHAAGQLAHSVGLPAV
- a CDS encoding spherulation-specific family 4 protein; its protein translation is MAPARVLKALYAVALIVLLAAPAPAVPAAAEQTEPRPAPAPRAPGVRGLEIGVPAYVWAGDPMLTALTATTPAASVVVLNPGNGDAPFDGPWRARADALRAGTTATGEKTKVLGYVHTDHGARDLAAVKASVDNYLGPAGEDDGRLHVDGIFFDVVSRDCGPGNATRDHYAALRRYVQDAMHDADPDVDDLVVNNPGTAIADCYLEPGHRTADVFVTYEDTYAAYSTGGWQGNVFDAGGGYRPGTELDPSGTAFWHLVHEVPDSAAMRTALRTAFDRGAGYAYATSAAMPNPWNTSPSWKYRPQTAYAATLGGTAPSG
- a CDS encoding maleylpyruvate isomerase family mycothiol-dependent enzyme, with the translated sequence MKITEYVETLAREGELLADEAERAGMDALVPTCPEWRVADLLRHTGAVHRWAAGFVREGLVEPVPFPEPPELPGAELPAWFREGHAELVRTLTQAPEGVACFTFLPTAPPSPLAFWARRQAHETTVHRFDAESARGTAFSEVAPEFAEDGVDELLTGFHARPRSRVRTEEPRVLRVRAADTGAVWTVHLSKEPARTVRGDTGEEPHCEVTGEASWLYAALWNRLPLSGPGVRGDESLARLWRQTAGI
- a CDS encoding alpha-ketoglutarate-dependent dioxygenase AlkB family protein, which gives rise to MDGKPPPHGRPSPPGEPSPQAELFPRERTEIAPGAVHLPDWLGPRRQRELLAACREWARPPAGLRTVRTPGGGTMTARQVCLGLHWYPYAYARTAVDGDGAPVKPMPAWLAELGRRAVTAAYGTPPPPSEAYDIALVNFYDGDSRMGMHRDAEERSGAPVVSLSLGDSCLFRFGNTASRGRPYRDVELRSGDLFVFGGPSRLAYHGVPKVLQGTAPPELGLTGRLNITLRVGGLGT
- a CDS encoding ROK family protein, with the translated sequence MNGNGAPLGAEDGSTASAASARTRLERGRGALGPALELVHTGRAPTRAVLTAELGVTRATAGAVAAELEALGLIRVDSRPGGAGGTQGRPSHRLAVDENGPVALAAQVHPDGFRAALVGLGGRIVATAPGKLTVSADPAQVLGAVVDAGARLLAESGRRCVGAGLAVPSAVAEPEGTALNPLHLAWPPGSPVRAIFAERVKAAGIDGPALTGNDVNLAALAEHRHGAGRSAQHLLCVATGHRGVGGALVLDGRLHSGSAGLALEVGHLTVNPEGRACHCGSRGCLDVEADPLAFLTAAGRTPGPEVSLLAQARDLLRTEYAQPSVRAAAEELIDRLGLGLAGLVNILNPDRIILGGLHRELLYADPERLRAVVADRSLWGRSGGVPILPCTLDHNSLVGAAELAWQPVLDDPLGTLGAAA
- a CDS encoding ATP-binding protein, with the protein product MISHSRRHCVVELQALPARIGQVRRIISAQLRHWQLDPLIDRAALGVTELLSNVHRHAQPDKACTVEIELRMGRLTVSVHDSDPRLPVRRTADGLETCGRGLALVEAVSEAWGARERPDGPGKVVWFSMRAAPAPAAPTRTVSIGVRKTVRKPARPVLAAVDARPVATGVPASVTLGAGPG
- a CDS encoding PLP-dependent cysteine synthase family protein, giving the protein MSTTGTTGTPVSNTAGSTAATTVDIDRSDAGYRAWLKEAVRKVQADANRSADTHLLRFPLPEAWGIDLYLKDESTHPTGSLKHRLARSLFLYALCNGWIHPGRPVIEASSGSTAVSEAYFAKLIGVPFIAVMPRTTSPEKCRLIEFHGGECHFVDDPMKMYEESADLAARTGGHYMDQFTYAERATDWRGNNNIAESIYQQLRLERYPEPAWIVATAGTGGTSATIARYVHYMQHDTRVCVPDPENSCFFDGWTHHDPHASSDCGSRIEGIGRPRMEPSFVPGAIDRMMKVPDAASVAACRALEQAIGRKAGGSTGTGLWSALKIVSEMLAEGRGGSVVTLLCDPGDRYLDKYYSDEWLAAQGLDIAPYTKTLQTLLETGEWREPQA
- a CDS encoding SRPBCC family protein, with protein sequence MARRLRPVGLDFIEHAPTRLAFTARAAAAPDTVYRALADEVTGWPAWFRAVTLARPTGGGAGREIWLVGGVRFRETVVARDPGLRYAYRVDETNAPGMSALVEEWLLTPGPGAAGTLVRWTFAADGPAPVRLALAAARPGLGRSFRTAVRALDTRLAARPAP